One part of the Dyadobacter sp. 676 genome encodes these proteins:
- a CDS encoding RagB/SusD family nutrient uptake outer membrane protein — protein MKKLSLKIFVSVSMLVFAGCDDWLERKPQNIILEEQVWNDPKMITGLLANYYDRLPYHTDLNHGSSTDNNAVIKEGWQDFAAYDEAMWSNNDDARNNILSYPVDRWRLWDYGLIRDINLALENLQTYGVRISDAQKAQFSAELRFLRAFVYFEHVKRMGGVPLVTKQLIYNFDGNPSALQQPRNKEEEVYDFIASELDAVKDQLGNGTSNTRANKFTALAVKSRAMLYAASIARYNNKMASPITTPGGEVGIPASRANDYYTKSLQASEEIINSGAYELYKTNPDKGMNFYEAVTKKSANREVIWAQDFLVSKDKRHGFTYDNIARNVREDNLSSSSITPSLNLVEDYEYLDGTSGELKNRNAGNTDYIYYDKLQDIFANKDARLYGTVIYPGTTFRGMEVQIQAGVKVWDNATNAFKTVESNVLGSTYDDGGLLTGASGPQRSQTEVSNTGFYLRKYVDQTAMSSTRGIRSDMWWVRFRLGEIYLNAAEAAFELGRNADALKYVNTLRERAGFPANSLKTLTLEKLQNERRVELAFEDHRVWDLKRWRIAHEVWNGNSANPDAVIYALYPYRVVRPGHATHGKYVFDKLVAPRFRTPRFFQMGNYYSAIQQNVIDNNPKIIRNPFH, from the coding sequence ATGAAAAAATTATCACTCAAAATATTCGTTTCTGTTTCCATGCTCGTTTTCGCGGGCTGCGACGACTGGCTGGAACGCAAGCCACAGAACATCATCCTCGAAGAACAGGTCTGGAACGACCCGAAGATGATCACCGGCCTTTTGGCCAACTATTACGACCGCCTGCCTTATCATACCGACCTCAACCACGGTTCAAGCACCGACAACAATGCGGTGATCAAAGAAGGCTGGCAAGATTTTGCCGCTTATGACGAAGCAATGTGGTCCAACAACGACGATGCGCGGAACAATATCCTTTCCTATCCGGTAGACCGGTGGCGGCTTTGGGATTACGGTCTGATACGCGACATTAACCTTGCGTTGGAAAACCTCCAGACTTACGGGGTCAGGATTTCGGACGCCCAAAAGGCGCAGTTTTCAGCTGAATTACGATTCTTACGCGCCTTTGTGTATTTCGAACATGTGAAACGCATGGGCGGCGTCCCGTTGGTGACCAAACAACTGATCTATAACTTCGACGGTAACCCGTCGGCGCTGCAGCAACCCCGCAACAAAGAAGAGGAAGTGTACGATTTCATCGCCAGTGAACTGGATGCGGTGAAAGATCAGTTGGGCAACGGAACGAGCAACACACGGGCGAACAAGTTTACGGCACTTGCCGTGAAAAGCCGCGCCATGCTGTACGCCGCGTCGATCGCCAGGTACAACAATAAGATGGCCTCTCCCATTACCACACCTGGTGGCGAGGTGGGAATCCCGGCGTCCCGTGCCAATGATTATTATACGAAATCATTGCAAGCCTCCGAGGAAATCATCAATAGCGGCGCCTATGAGCTCTATAAAACCAATCCGGATAAAGGGATGAACTTCTATGAGGCCGTGACAAAAAAGAGCGCCAACCGGGAGGTAATCTGGGCGCAGGATTTTTTGGTAAGTAAAGACAAACGTCACGGATTCACTTACGACAACATCGCGCGCAACGTACGGGAGGACAACCTGTCGTCATCGTCCATTACCCCGTCGCTGAACCTGGTCGAGGATTATGAATACCTCGACGGTACCTCGGGCGAACTGAAAAACCGCAACGCCGGCAATACCGATTACATTTATTATGACAAGTTGCAGGACATTTTCGCGAATAAGGATGCCCGCCTTTACGGAACGGTAATTTACCCCGGTACAACGTTCCGCGGCATGGAAGTTCAGATACAGGCCGGGGTAAAAGTGTGGGACAATGCGACCAATGCCTTCAAAACAGTAGAATCTAACGTCCTGGGCTCGACCTACGACGACGGCGGATTGCTTACCGGCGCCTCCGGCCCCCAACGTTCACAGACCGAAGTTTCCAATACGGGCTTCTATCTCCGTAAATATGTGGACCAGACGGCCATGTCGAGCACGCGGGGTATCCGCAGCGATATGTGGTGGGTAAGGTTCCGTTTGGGTGAAATATACCTGAATGCCGCCGAGGCAGCATTCGAGCTCGGCCGGAATGCGGATGCACTAAAGTACGTTAATACCCTTCGTGAACGCGCCGGATTTCCTGCCAACAGCCTGAAAACGCTCACGCTGGAAAAATTGCAGAATGAGCGCCGTGTAGAACTGGCTTTCGAAGACCATCGTGTGTGGGATTTGAAAAGATGGCGCATCGCGCACGAAGTGTGGAACGGCAATTCAGCCAATCCGGATGCGGTTATCTACGCATTATATCCTTATCGCGTGGTACGCCCCGGCCACGCCACGCACGGCAAATACGTTTTTGATAAACTGGTAGCGCCACGTTTCCGGACGCCGAGATTCTTCCAGATGGGCAACTATTACTCGGCCATTCAGCAGAACGTGATTGACAACAACCCGAAAATCATCCGTAACCCATTCCATTAA
- a CDS encoding N-acetyltransferase, translated as MIRPARPEDADAAAPLLILGMGHIAGIFARSEHHADAIPFFREFFLHPANQYSYTNTLVFETEAGIIGSINGYDGALLHVLRQPVLDKLREADPLFDPSDETEPGEFYLDCINVHAAHQGKGIGSQLIEALCIQARIQGHMRAGLIVDKVNPAARRLYERLQFRVIGEKDFMGHQYFHMVRDLR; from the coding sequence ATGATCCGTCCTGCCCGCCCCGAAGATGCCGATGCAGCAGCTCCTCTCCTGATTCTCGGCATGGGCCATATTGCCGGCATTTTCGCCCGCTCCGAGCATCATGCCGACGCGATACCGTTCTTCCGCGAGTTCTTCCTGCATCCGGCCAACCAATACAGCTATACCAATACGCTCGTTTTCGAAACCGAAGCCGGCATTATCGGCTCCATTAATGGCTATGATGGAGCATTGCTACATGTTTTGCGGCAACCCGTCCTGGATAAACTGCGGGAAGCCGATCCGCTATTCGACCCATCCGACGAAACAGAGCCCGGCGAATTTTATCTGGATTGCATTAATGTGCACGCCGCCCATCAGGGGAAAGGTATTGGTAGCCAGCTGATTGAGGCATTGTGCATACAGGCTCGCATCCAGGGGCATATGCGGGCTGGTTTGATCGTGGACAAAGTCAATCCGGCCGCACGGCGGCTCTACGAGCGTTTGCAATTCCGGGTGATCGGAGAAAAGGATTTTATGGGGCACCAATATTTCCATATGGTCCGCGATCTCCGCTAA
- a CDS encoding PVC-type heme-binding CxxCH protein: MKTKALSFILGIVLLGCASQQTSQNASVKTASSKGEAKARRLEILFLGDKGHHKPAERVPQIMAALGPKGFNFTYTDNLNDLNPETLNKYDALMLYANWDSIAPQQAKSLLDYVASGKGFIPVHCASYCFRNNPEVVKLIGGQFWCHTWDTIQPVWTKPDHPAIAGVKPFKTVDETYLHTLLQPDNIVLTERLIQKDQEKDRPGQQKEPYTWVRTHGKGRIFYTAYGHDERTWATQGFADLIEKGILWAVNDDARKALAALNPKPFEYREANLPNYEQRPGPQMQQLPLSPEESVKHIQVPVDFTLEVFAHEPDVMHPIAMTWDERGRLYVLITKDYPNERKDTGGSDYILICEDTNNDGKADKFTKFADDLSIPTGMTFANGGLVVSQAPHMLFLQDTNGDDKADVKKILFSGFGTGDTHAGPSNLHYGFDNWVYGSVGYSGFKGKVGKSGDLDFGQALFRFKPDGSDMEIVAKTSNNTWGLGFNEAGDLFGSTANNSHGWYSAIPNRYFGASKVDNGSRSTDTHKDMQPITPKVRQVDVFGGFTAAAGHNFYTARAYPKEYWNKVAFVSEPTGHILHRNVMVKKGTDYEDQLGFNLLAGADEWVAPVFAEVGPDGAVWVADWYSYIIQHNPTPKGSENGKGNAYETPLRDFTHGRLYRIAWKNAPKYTPISLSKSRPDELVATLKNNNMFWRQHAQRLLVERGNKDVVGKLVELVKDKSVDEIGLNTAAIHALWTLEGLNAISDPQVLPVVIEALKHPSNDVRKTAVKVLPRTAASGEALLAADALHDKEPLVVLNTLLAFSEIPLTPQIETAVLTLLDTYSNAEDRWMPDAFAAILNSHDGALRQKYLAQRVAKAGSAGAAQQSAAASHADHSAMNHEGHGASKVTVQGSADLAITNITIEPKTPYVREYARVTIEITNIGSVPVTKEQVPVVNVGIRSRSLNTNYISRQLTNGIAPGETVKLVEGNNGPWKTAFGFTSDEAGKVTVTATVDVDNVVPEKDENKNNTMSKSFEVRRLDRLSDFALERTVRGYTSYASGDDVLKLIQTSQSLDPQGRNAMIKGILGAWNPKRKETANDEGKKLLASVKSTIPDDLSSRYTTLLESYGIKEEVAADPNVQVVTIKAIREEMKFTVTEFTAVAGKTVEIVFENPDAMQHNIVVGRPKSTEIIGAAADKMITAKDGAEKNYVPNIPQVLAATPLVNPGQTYRLKFVVPDQVGDYPYVCTFPGHWRLMTGVMKVVKDKGL, translated from the coding sequence ATGAAAACCAAAGCGTTATCCTTTATCTTAGGTATTGTCCTGCTGGGATGTGCCTCTCAGCAAACCTCCCAGAACGCATCGGTTAAAACTGCTTCCTCCAAAGGCGAAGCGAAAGCCCGCCGACTGGAAATCCTGTTTCTGGGCGACAAGGGCCATCACAAGCCCGCCGAACGCGTTCCGCAGATCATGGCTGCATTGGGTCCCAAGGGTTTCAACTTTACCTACACGGATAACCTCAACGACCTGAACCCCGAGACGCTCAATAAGTACGACGCATTGATGTTGTACGCCAACTGGGACTCGATCGCGCCGCAGCAGGCCAAGTCACTGCTCGACTACGTGGCCAGCGGAAAAGGTTTTATCCCCGTTCATTGCGCGTCTTACTGCTTCCGCAATAATCCGGAGGTAGTGAAGCTGATCGGCGGGCAGTTCTGGTGCCATACCTGGGACACCATCCAGCCGGTATGGACAAAGCCCGATCATCCCGCAATCGCAGGCGTGAAACCATTCAAAACCGTGGATGAGACGTACCTGCACACGCTGCTGCAACCCGATAACATCGTGCTTACCGAGCGCCTGATCCAGAAAGACCAGGAAAAAGACCGTCCCGGACAGCAGAAAGAGCCATACACCTGGGTAAGGACCCACGGTAAAGGCCGCATTTTCTACACCGCATACGGCCACGACGAACGTACCTGGGCCACACAGGGCTTTGCTGACCTGATCGAAAAAGGTATTCTCTGGGCCGTAAACGACGACGCACGCAAAGCTTTGGCCGCGCTGAACCCGAAACCATTCGAGTACCGTGAGGCCAACCTGCCCAACTACGAGCAACGCCCCGGCCCGCAAATGCAACAATTGCCGCTTTCGCCTGAAGAGTCCGTGAAACACATTCAGGTTCCTGTCGATTTTACACTGGAAGTTTTCGCGCACGAGCCTGACGTCATGCACCCCATCGCGATGACCTGGGATGAACGCGGCAGACTGTATGTACTCATTACCAAAGATTACCCTAACGAACGCAAGGACACCGGCGGTAGTGACTATATCCTCATCTGCGAGGACACCAACAACGACGGCAAGGCCGACAAGTTCACCAAGTTCGCCGACGATCTGAGCATCCCGACAGGTATGACATTCGCCAACGGCGGTCTGGTCGTTTCGCAGGCACCGCACATGCTGTTTTTACAAGATACCAACGGCGACGACAAGGCCGACGTGAAGAAAATCCTCTTCTCGGGCTTCGGCACCGGCGATACCCATGCTGGTCCGTCCAACCTGCATTACGGCTTCGACAACTGGGTTTACGGTTCTGTGGGTTACTCGGGCTTCAAAGGCAAGGTAGGAAAGAGTGGCGACCTCGATTTCGGCCAGGCATTGTTCCGTTTCAAGCCCGATGGCTCGGATATGGAAATAGTAGCCAAAACCTCCAACAACACCTGGGGATTGGGCTTCAACGAAGCTGGTGACCTGTTCGGTTCAACCGCCAACAACTCGCACGGCTGGTACAGTGCCATTCCTAACCGTTATTTCGGTGCAAGCAAGGTCGATAACGGCAGCCGCAGCACCGACACTCACAAGGATATGCAGCCGATTACACCCAAAGTGCGTCAGGTCGACGTTTTCGGTGGGTTTACCGCGGCAGCCGGCCATAACTTCTACACCGCCCGCGCGTATCCGAAGGAATACTGGAACAAAGTCGCATTCGTTTCCGAGCCTACCGGCCACATTCTGCACCGCAACGTGATGGTGAAAAAAGGCACCGACTATGAAGATCAACTGGGCTTTAACCTCCTCGCAGGCGCCGACGAATGGGTTGCACCCGTATTCGCGGAGGTAGGACCCGACGGTGCCGTGTGGGTAGCCGACTGGTATAGCTACATCATCCAGCACAACCCTACTCCCAAAGGCTCCGAGAACGGAAAAGGTAACGCCTACGAAACCCCGTTGCGTGATTTTACCCACGGCCGCCTGTACCGCATTGCCTGGAAGAATGCGCCGAAATACACACCGATTTCCCTAAGCAAATCGCGCCCGGACGAGCTGGTTGCTACTTTGAAAAACAACAACATGTTCTGGCGCCAGCATGCGCAACGCCTGCTTGTGGAGCGTGGAAATAAAGATGTGGTAGGTAAACTGGTTGAACTTGTAAAAGATAAATCGGTTGACGAAATCGGCTTGAATACCGCTGCGATCCACGCATTGTGGACATTGGAAGGTCTGAATGCTATCTCCGACCCGCAAGTACTACCGGTAGTGATTGAAGCATTGAAGCACCCATCCAATGATGTTCGCAAAACAGCCGTAAAAGTACTGCCCCGCACCGCAGCCAGCGGCGAAGCATTGCTGGCAGCCGACGCCCTGCATGATAAGGAACCACTGGTAGTGCTGAACACATTGCTCGCCTTCTCCGAAATTCCTTTGACCCCGCAGATCGAAACGGCGGTACTTACTTTGCTGGATACCTATTCCAATGCGGAAGACCGCTGGATGCCCGACGCATTCGCCGCGATCCTGAACTCGCACGACGGCGCGTTGCGCCAGAAATACCTTGCTCAACGTGTTGCGAAAGCCGGTTCAGCAGGTGCGGCGCAGCAAAGTGCCGCTGCTAGTCATGCGGATCACTCGGCCATGAACCACGAGGGCCACGGTGCAAGTAAAGTGACAGTTCAGGGATCAGCCGATCTGGCGATTACCAACATCACCATCGAGCCGAAAACACCTTATGTACGCGAGTACGCACGGGTGACCATCGAAATTACCAACATCGGATCGGTGCCCGTAACCAAAGAGCAGGTGCCTGTTGTGAATGTGGGTATCCGCAGCCGTTCTTTGAACACGAACTACATCAGCCGCCAGCTTACCAACGGCATTGCACCCGGCGAAACGGTGAAACTCGTAGAAGGCAACAACGGCCCGTGGAAAACTGCTTTTGGCTTCACCTCCGACGAAGCCGGCAAAGTGACCGTGACAGCGACCGTAGACGTCGACAATGTAGTTCCCGAAAAGGATGAGAACAAGAATAACACGATGAGCAAGTCCTTTGAAGTACGTCGCCTCGACCGCCTCTCCGACTTCGCTCTGGAACGTACCGTACGTGGTTATACTTCCTATGCAAGCGGTGACGACGTGCTGAAACTCATCCAGACCTCGCAATCGCTCGACCCGCAGGGCCGCAACGCGATGATCAAAGGCATTCTCGGCGCATGGAACCCGAAACGTAAGGAAACGGCCAACGACGAAGGTAAAAAGCTCCTCGCAAGCGTTAAAAGCACCATCCCTGACGATCTGAGCAGCCGGTACACTACCCTGCTCGAATCTTACGGCATCAAGGAAGAAGTGGCCGCCGACCCGAATGTGCAGGTCGTGACGATCAAAGCGATTCGTGAAGAAATGAAATTCACCGTCACCGAATTCACGGCGGTGGCTGGCAAAACCGTTGAAATCGTGTTCGAAAACCCGGATGCGATGCAGCATAACATTGTGGTAGGACGTCCCAAGTCTACCGAGATCATCGGCGCCGCTGCCGACAAAATGATCACCGCCAAAGATGGCGCAGAGAAGAATTATGTACCTAATATCCCTCAGGTTTTGGCCGCGACACCGCTCGTAAACCCCGGCCAGACTTACCGCTTGAAGTTTGTAGTACCGGATCAGGTCGGCGACTATCCGTATGTATGTACGTTCCCTGGCCACTGGCGTCTGATGACCGGGGTCATGAAAGTTGTAAAGGACAAAGGGTTATAA
- a CDS encoding TonB-dependent receptor, producing MNNPNRRNPLLGLRRPLFALLAAGCLSPQEVWSEKLRFEPAITYRKPVDKTITGKVVDEKNNPLPGVSVVVKGTTTGSITGTDGTYSLNVPETATTLSFSFIGYTSQEIVIGSQSSIQVTLLPSSEELTEVVVVGYGTQSSAAVTGAVSNIQAKDLIRTPSIGTADALVGRVQGITARKADARPGAATTIQIRNMGTPLFVIDGVPSDVGSFNNLGQNDIESVSILKDASAAVYGLRAANGVVLVTTKRGKAGDGTRISLSGYYGLQNFTRYPRPANAYQHMRGLVESDVNQGRVPSITPAELEKWRIGTEKGYQSFDYYDMVMRPNVPQYFGNASVQGGSEKMNYFLSISHLNQDALIRDFNFNRTNIQANVEASLTKGLKVGTQISGRIENRFQVGVPGLDDYFNPFLSIFTMWPTERPYANDNPKYINQTHNVNVNPATYKKDVTGYIDEVWRNVKGNFYAEYDFKFGLKAKGTYSYAFTNFDFDGFEYTYDAYTYDEKTDTYNVVPGGGNQNPWRERRKRNIVDRFAQFQLSYAKAFGNHDISAVAAYERSDNVNTYLVVHTVPPNNYIPLMSFANQDLLIDEWSTEARAGYVGRINYDFKQKYLLELVGRYDGSFLYAPGKRYGFFPGISAGWRISEEDFFKGKLENVFSSLKLRASYGRTGADRLNNANNDFVVAPFSYLPGYNFLQGSAIFDGNYTIGVRPRGLPITTLSWITNITTNIGIDFGLLGGKLSGQFDIFERKREGLPAARYDVLLPSEVGYSLPNENLNSDTNRGLEGVLTYKSSAGQVDYTVSANATLSRRRDLDFYKPRFGNSYNEYRDSYVDRWGDINWGYQVVGQFQSMEQIESHTVDNDGQGNRSQLPGDFIYKDVNGDGIINALDERPIGYAEGANPYLSFALNGSVAYKGFSLFFDFAGASLQSFQRNWELKIPYQNNGTSPHFMLEDRWHREDPFDPNSKWIPGTYPAIRKDNTSHVNFRKSDFWITNVRYIRLRNIELGYSFDQKITKKLGLSALRIYVNASNLFSIDNVKKYEIDPEISSGNALVYPQQRLFNAGFNLTF from the coding sequence ATGAACAACCCAAACAGACGGAACCCCTTGCTGGGGCTTCGCAGGCCTCTTTTTGCCCTTTTGGCGGCAGGATGCCTGTCGCCCCAGGAGGTTTGGTCGGAAAAACTGCGCTTCGAACCGGCCATCACCTACCGAAAACCGGTGGACAAGACGATCACCGGAAAGGTAGTCGACGAAAAAAACAACCCGCTGCCCGGTGTCAGTGTGGTCGTGAAAGGCACCACCACCGGCAGCATTACCGGCACCGACGGTACTTACTCGCTGAATGTGCCGGAAACAGCCACCACGCTCTCATTTTCATTCATTGGTTACACGTCGCAGGAAATTGTGATCGGTAGCCAGTCCAGTATCCAGGTGACGTTGCTTCCCAGCAGCGAAGAGCTTACGGAAGTAGTTGTGGTGGGTTATGGTACCCAATCTTCCGCGGCGGTAACCGGCGCTGTAAGCAATATCCAGGCCAAAGACCTGATCCGCACGCCGTCCATCGGAACGGCCGATGCGTTGGTGGGCCGCGTACAAGGTATCACGGCCCGTAAAGCCGATGCCCGCCCCGGCGCCGCTACCACCATCCAGATCCGGAATATGGGCACGCCGCTATTTGTCATAGACGGCGTCCCTTCCGACGTAGGCAGCTTCAACAACCTTGGCCAGAACGATATCGAAAGTGTTTCGATCCTGAAAGATGCTTCCGCGGCGGTGTATGGTCTGCGGGCGGCGAACGGGGTGGTTTTGGTTACTACAAAAAGAGGAAAAGCAGGTGACGGAACGAGGATCAGCCTTTCCGGCTACTATGGTTTGCAAAACTTCACGCGCTACCCGCGTCCGGCTAATGCGTACCAGCACATGCGCGGGCTCGTGGAGTCGGACGTGAACCAGGGCCGCGTGCCTTCCATTACGCCGGCGGAATTGGAAAAATGGCGCATTGGCACGGAAAAAGGTTACCAGAGTTTCGATTATTACGACATGGTCATGCGCCCGAACGTGCCCCAGTACTTTGGCAATGCGAGCGTGCAGGGCGGCAGCGAGAAGATGAACTACTTCCTCTCGATCAGTCATCTCAACCAGGACGCATTGATCCGCGACTTCAACTTCAACCGGACAAACATCCAGGCGAACGTCGAAGCCAGTCTGACCAAAGGATTGAAAGTAGGCACGCAGATCAGTGGCCGCATTGAGAACCGGTTCCAGGTCGGTGTACCAGGTTTGGACGACTACTTCAACCCGTTCCTGAGCATTTTCACCATGTGGCCTACCGAGCGCCCTTATGCGAACGACAATCCGAAATACATCAACCAGACGCACAACGTGAACGTCAACCCGGCTACGTACAAAAAGGATGTGACCGGCTATATCGACGAAGTCTGGCGGAATGTGAAAGGCAATTTTTACGCCGAATACGATTTCAAATTTGGTCTGAAAGCGAAAGGAACTTACTCTTACGCATTCACCAACTTCGATTTCGACGGTTTTGAATATACCTATGATGCCTACACGTACGACGAAAAGACGGACACCTACAACGTAGTGCCCGGCGGCGGTAACCAGAACCCCTGGCGCGAACGCCGGAAACGCAATATCGTCGACCGCTTCGCACAGTTCCAGCTGAGCTATGCCAAGGCATTCGGTAACCACGACATTTCGGCCGTTGCCGCCTACGAGCGTTCCGACAATGTGAATACCTACCTCGTCGTCCATACCGTTCCGCCGAACAATTACATTCCGTTAATGTCCTTCGCGAACCAGGATTTGCTCATCGACGAGTGGAGTACCGAGGCACGGGCCGGTTATGTGGGCAGGATCAATTATGATTTCAAACAAAAATACCTGCTCGAACTCGTGGGCCGTTATGACGGGTCGTTCCTGTACGCTCCCGGTAAACGCTACGGTTTCTTCCCCGGCATATCGGCAGGCTGGCGCATTTCGGAGGAGGATTTCTTCAAAGGCAAGCTGGAAAACGTATTCAGCAGCCTGAAACTCCGCGCTTCATATGGCCGTACCGGCGCCGACCGCCTCAATAATGCTAACAATGACTTCGTAGTTGCGCCATTCAGCTACCTGCCGGGCTATAATTTCCTGCAAGGCAGTGCGATTTTTGACGGGAATTACACCATTGGTGTCCGCCCAAGAGGTTTGCCGATTACCACCCTCTCCTGGATCACCAACATTACAACTAACATCGGTATCGATTTCGGATTGCTTGGAGGAAAGCTTTCCGGACAGTTCGATATTTTTGAAAGAAAACGCGAAGGCTTGCCCGCTGCACGTTACGACGTGCTACTCCCATCCGAAGTGGGCTACTCGCTGCCTAACGAGAACCTGAACTCCGATACCAACCGCGGTCTGGAAGGGGTATTGACCTATAAAAGCTCCGCAGGCCAGGTCGACTACACGGTGAGTGCCAATGCGACCCTCTCCCGCCGCCGCGACCTCGATTTTTACAAACCGCGCTTTGGCAACTCTTACAACGAGTACCGCGATAGCTATGTAGACCGATGGGGTGATATCAACTGGGGTTATCAGGTGGTAGGCCAGTTCCAATCCATGGAGCAGATCGAAAGCCATACCGTCGATAACGACGGCCAGGGCAACCGCAGCCAGCTTCCCGGCGACTTCATTTACAAGGATGTGAATGGCGATGGTATCATCAATGCGCTCGACGAGCGTCCGATCGGTTATGCCGAAGGCGCGAATCCTTATCTCAGCTTTGCATTGAACGGAAGTGTGGCCTACAAGGGGTTTTCGCTTTTCTTCGATTTCGCCGGTGCTTCGCTGCAAAGCTTTCAGCGCAACTGGGAGTTGAAAATCCCCTATCAGAACAACGGTACCTCGCCACATTTCATGCTCGAAGACCGCTGGCACCGCGAAGATCCATTCGACCCGAACAGCAAATGGATTCCTGGTACTTACCCGGCCATCCGCAAGGACAATACCAGCCACGTCAACTTCCGCAAGAGCGATTTCTGGATCACGAACGTGCGTTACATCCGTCTCCGCAACATCGAGCTCGGCTATTCTTTCGACCAGAAAATCACGAAAAAACTGGGGCTTTCCGCATTGCGCATTTACGTGAATGCCTCCAACCTCTTCTCGATCGACAATGTGAAGAAGTACGAGATCGATCCGGAGATTTCATCGGGTAACGCGCTGGTTTATCCTCAGCAGCGACTGTTCAATGCAGGTTTTAACCTCACTTTCTAA
- the tnpA gene encoding IS200/IS605 family transposase — protein sequence MANTYTQLYIHVVFSVKGRENLIKKEWKNDLYAYIGGIILNHRSKPLAMNGMPDHIHMLIGYNPSTSLSALVEEIKTSSNKWIKERFNLPDFHWQKGYGAFSYSRSSIDNVIRYIANQEEHHRKTTFREEYLQMLRDFEVEYKNEYLFDFQEIFEWS from the coding sequence ATGGCAAATACCTATACACAACTATACATACATGTTGTCTTTTCGGTGAAGGGCCGTGAAAACCTGATCAAAAAAGAGTGGAAAAACGATTTGTATGCGTACATCGGAGGAATTATCCTCAACCACCGGTCGAAGCCTTTGGCGATGAATGGAATGCCCGATCACATCCACATGTTGATTGGCTACAATCCATCGACATCGTTGTCGGCACTGGTTGAAGAAATCAAAACCTCTTCGAACAAATGGATCAAGGAGCGTTTTAATCTCCCGGACTTCCATTGGCAAAAAGGTTATGGAGCGTTCTCATACAGTCGGAGTAGCATCGACAACGTGATTCGATACATCGCCAACCAGGAAGAGCATCACAGGAAAACAACGTTCCGTGAAGAATACCTTCAAATGTTGCGAGATTTTGAAGTGGAGTACAAAAATGAATATCTGTTTGATTTCCAGGAAATTTTTGAGTGGAGTTAG
- a CDS encoding Gfo/Idh/MocA family oxidoreductase, which yields MSKKINVAIIGLGFGAEFIPIYQQHPNANMYAICQRTESKLNEIGDQYGIEVRYTDYDELLKDPNIDAVHINSPIPNHAEQTLKALRAGKHVACTVPMATSVEDCIEIVRTTRETGKKYMMMETVVYAREFLFVKELYEKGELGKIQFLKASHQQDMEGWPDYWPGLPPMHYATHCVGPVAGLLKLEAEYVSCFGSGTIAEDLIKIHNSPFAVESAHIKFKDSDLSAYVYRSLFDVARQYRESFEVYGSKKSFEWPLIEGEDPVIHTAKKPEHEIPERVKTPDYAHYLPEEIRQFTGHGVYNLDDNAHLSFVQGGGHGGSHPHLAHEFISALIEDRDPFPNAWQSANWTSVGILAHESALQGGAIIKLPDFKNV from the coding sequence ATGTCCAAGAAAATTAATGTTGCCATTATCGGATTAGGCTTCGGAGCCGAGTTTATCCCCATTTACCAGCAACATCCCAATGCCAATATGTACGCGATTTGCCAGCGTACCGAATCGAAACTGAATGAAATAGGTGACCAGTACGGCATTGAAGTACGCTATACCGACTATGACGAGCTATTGAAAGACCCTAACATCGACGCGGTTCACATTAACTCTCCCATCCCCAACCACGCAGAGCAGACGCTGAAAGCCCTCCGCGCCGGCAAGCACGTGGCATGCACCGTCCCTATGGCGACCAGCGTAGAGGATTGCATCGAAATCGTGAGAACGACCCGCGAAACAGGCAAGAAATACATGATGATGGAAACCGTGGTATACGCCCGGGAATTCCTGTTTGTTAAAGAGTTGTATGAAAAAGGCGAGCTGGGCAAGATTCAGTTCCTCAAAGCAAGCCACCAGCAGGACATGGAAGGCTGGCCTGATTATTGGCCGGGACTACCTCCGATGCATTACGCGACGCACTGCGTTGGCCCCGTAGCCGGCTTGCTGAAACTGGAAGCCGAATATGTTTCCTGCTTCGGTTCGGGAACGATCGCGGAAGATCTGATCAAGATCCACAACTCGCCGTTCGCCGTAGAATCGGCACATATCAAGTTCAAGGACAGCGACTTGTCGGCCTATGTATACCGTTCATTGTTCGACGTGGCGCGTCAGTACCGCGAGAGCTTCGAGGTTTACGGAAGCAAAAAATCGTTCGAATGGCCGTTGATCGAAGGCGAAGATCCGGTGATCCACACCGCGAAAAAGCCTGAGCACGAAATTCCGGAGCGCGTGAAAACGCCGGACTACGCGCATTACCTGCCTGAGGAAATCCGGCAGTTCACCGGTCACGGCGTTTACAACCTGGACGACAACGCACACTTGTCGTTCGTACAAGGCGGCGGCCATGGCGGTTCGCACCCGCATTTGGCGCACGAATTCATCAGCGCATTGATCGAAGACCGCGATCCGTTCCCGAATGCATGGCAATCGGCCAACTGGACGAGCGTGGGTATCCTCGCGCACGAGTCGGCATTGCAGGGCGGCGCGATCATCAAGCTGCCGGACTTTAAAAATGTGTAG